Proteins encoded within one genomic window of Lemur catta isolate mLemCat1 chromosome 23, mLemCat1.pri, whole genome shotgun sequence:
- the ELK4 gene encoding ETS domain-containing protein Elk-4, which translates to MDSAITLWQFLLQLLQEPQNKHMICWTSNDGEFKLLQAEEVARLWGIRKNKPNMNYDKLSRALRYYYVKNIIKKVNGQKFVYKFVSYPEILNMDPMTVGRIEGDCETLNSSEVSSSSKDVENGGKEKPPQPGAKTSSRNDYIHSGLYSSFTLNSLNSSKAKLSKPIKIENPAEKLAEKKSPQEPTSSVIKFVTTPCKKPPVDPLAAAISTGPSISPSSEETIQALETLVSPKPPSLEAPASASNITATFSPTPPVSSIPAALQEPPRTPSPPLSPNPDIDTDIDSVASQPMELPENLPLEPKDQDSALPEKDKTSNSSRSKKPKGLELAPTLVITGSDPSPLGILSPSLPTASLTPAYFSQTPIILTPSPLLSSIHFWSTLSPVAPLSPARLQGANTLFQFPSVLNSHGPFTLSGLDGPSTPGPFSPDLQKT; encoded by the exons ATGGACAGTGCTATCACCCTGTGGCAATTCCTCCTTCAGCTCCTGCAGGAGCCTCAGAACAAGCACATGATCTGCTGGACCTCTAATGATGGGGAGTTCAAGCTTTTGCAGGCAGAAGAGGTGGCTCGTCTCTGGGGGATTCGCAAGAACAAGCCTAACATGAATTATGACAAACTCAGCCGAGCCCTCAGATACTATTATGTGAAG AATATCATCAAAAAAGTGAATGGTCAGAAGTTTGTGTACAAGTTTGTTTCTTACCCAGAGATTTTGAACATGGATCCAATGACAGTGGGCAGGATTGAGGGGGACTGTGAAACTTTAAACTCTAGTGAAGTCAGCAGCAGTTCCAAAGATGTGGAGaatggagggaaagagaaaccACCTCAGCCTGGTGCCAAGACCTCCAGCCGCAATGACTATATACACTCTGGCTTGTATTCTTCGTTTACTCTCAACTCCTTGAACTCCTCCAAGGCGAAGCTTTCCAAACCAATAAAGATTGAGAATCCAGCTGAGAAACTGGCAGAGAAAAAATCTCCTCAGGAACCGACATCATCTGTCATCAAATTTGTAACAACACCTTGCAAAAAGCCACCAGTTGATCCTCTTGCTGCTGCCATTTCAACTGGCCCAAGTATTTCTCCATCTTCAGAAGAAACCATCCAAGCATTGGAGACATTAGTTTCCCCAAAACCACCTTCCTTGGAGGCTCCAGCCTCTGCATCCAACATAACTGCCACTTTTTCTCCCACGCCTCCCGTTTCATCCATACCTGCTGCTTTGCAGGAGCCTCCTCGGACACCTTCACCACCACTGAGTCCTAACCCGGACATCGACACAGACATCGATTCAGTGGCTTCTCAGCCAATGGAACTCCCAGAGAACTTGCCACTGGAGCCTAAAGACCAGGATTCAGCTTTGCCAGAAAAGGACAAAACAAGTAATTCATCAAGATCCAAGAAACCCAAGGGGTTAGAACTGGCACCCACCCTGGTGATCACGGGCAGCGATCCAAGCCCCCTGGGAATACTGAGCCCGTCCCTCCCCACAGCCTCTCTTACACCAGCATATTTCTCACAG ACACCCATCATACTGACTCCAAGCCCCTTGCTCTCCAGTATCCACTTTTGGAGTACTCTCAGCCCTGTTGCTCCCCTGAGTCCAGCCAGACTACAAGGTGCTAACACACTCTTCCAG tttccttctgtACTGAACAGTCACGGGCCATTCACTCTGTCTGGCCTGGATGGACCTTCCACCCCTGGCCCATTTTCCCCAGACCTACAGAAGACATAA